A window of Cynocephalus volans isolate mCynVol1 chromosome 3, mCynVol1.pri, whole genome shotgun sequence genomic DNA:
AAAGGCCCCAGTTCAGAGTCAGCTGTCATAGTGcagtattttatatttcctgTTCTGTTATGTTATCTGGGAATATCACAGACACAGTTCATGAATCAACAGGCTGCTTGATGTAGCAAGATTGTATTTGTGTCCTTCTGCCTCCTTACACCTGTAGTTCCAAATAATCTATAACCTTAGTCAGTGCTTGGCAGTAGTTTTTGTTCAGCTTCTTTTCTAGAGCTCTTCTTTGAGCTAGAGCTGTGAACCCGGCTCTAGTCTGTGTCTTGAGAAACATTTTTAGTCCCTTTCACTCCACAGGAGCTATCTTCCTGTTTACCTTTGCTTACCTTTGGACTTAGAGCTCATTAAGTCTAGGGCTGGGCTCAAATCATAGctttgtgttgtgtttttttctgttctgtgaaaatgtccatcttGTTTTGACTGAACtatgcttctctctcctctctctgtttccactccATCTGTTATGAAATGTATTTGGAGGAGAGGGAATGTACCAAAGGCTAATTTACTGAACCATCTGACTGGAAACCCACTTAAGCCTTTTTAGGAATCCTttacaaggaaagaaatagagaaaggagaaaaaagagaaagcattcgttttctaaaggaaaaatgaaaggtTGTCTCTgcttataattctattttagCAAAGTAGATAAGCTGGTTATAATTACTGCCTGTTCTCCCCTAATAGCCAGGGCCCTTATTGTTACTTTCTTATCATCTAGCTTCTTTCCGCCCTCACTCAGACCTGATTTCTTCTCCTCACCCCATTTAACACTTCCGTTCTCTGAAGAGTCATCAGTGTTCAGCAGCCTGTCGATTTAGTCATATAGTTCAAGTATTCAAACTAAATTGTAAATAAAGATTGTGAACCTAATGAGTACTTAACTTGCCAATATTGGGGTAGAGTTTGTATGTGAGTGATGATGTGAGGAGGGGGAGATGGCCTTGAGTACATGTCTGTTCTTACAACTAGACAAAGGTCCAAGAACAGCCTGAAGAGTCTCTGAAATGAAGCCACTTTAAGTAAAGAGGCAACAGTAATCCTGCCATAACAAAAATTACCTACAAGGAAGAGGGGCCAGCATGTACAAAAGGCTTTTCTAAGGCAGGGTCAAAACaaggtatatgtgtgtgtatctccatATGTGGGTACACATATGCATGTGCTGTAAGCTCCTACAtgcaggaataaaagaaatattaacctAAAACCTTTCCGGTTATCATCTGGAATGTTGGGAATTACTGATCAAGGACCAGGATTATAAGAACTACATAATTGCTCCAtgtctgttatttttgttttctacaaaGTTTACCAATGAACCTCTAAATTAAACCAAAAGGACCCAAGGCTTATCTTTAAGAGCAACAAGAGGTGAAACTGGGCATTATGGTCCAATCCATTTCCAAGGGAGAAGAAGAATGGATCTCAGCCAATAGGGTAGTAGTAACAGCTACTAAAGGTATAAAAAACAAGATAAGAGGCTTTCTGCTTAGAATGTGGTCTGGGTTTGATAGAGATCTTTAGCCATCAAAGACCTATGTGATTGCCTGAAAATACCACCATCTTCCGCCTTACTTAATTTTACAGGGTAgataaaacaaggaaaatctttcaacttgtatttttatatacacttGTGATATATTATATATGCTAAAGGAAACCCTTTAGTACCATTTGGCTCAGTAAAACCTAATTGATGCTTAAAGAATCAAAAGGGTCACAGGCCTGTCAAGAATCTAATGGAGTCTATGGTTCTCTTCacagaaaaatgcatatacaAGTTTTATATAGAATTTCAGTGAGTTGGTGGATGCCTGGTTAAGGTATCTCTCTGCCTAGGGAGATGCAGTGGTCTTATATAATAGACTGTTAAGGTTTCAAATGAGCAATCCTCATAGGAAGCAGGACCTCATGGATTCCCCAGAATCCACCTAGCACTCTCAATTCCTTTGGATAGTAGATATTATCTCCATTGATATTTATTCCCTTTCTGATAATGATCTCCAATTCAGATTCAATAGTATTGTCCAAGTGCCTTCTATCCTGAGCAAATTCCAAACTGAattaattaatgagaaattaattaatgagaaaattCAATGAAGAATTAATTGATATTCCTCTCCAAGGACCATTATGGTCCATGAGATCCCTGGTATCCAAAGATATCCCCAGTCCATACATTGCATCTATCactattttctggttttgttctgttttgttttgcttgaagtttgccagtacaggaattgatctgtggaccttggtgttatcagcaccacgctctaaccaacagagctaactggccagccccatctatcactattttctttcattcatgacTCTAAACactgatgttttcttttagaaattttttcttaagTGAGTTTTCATTACTTTCTTTATGACTATCATCATATTTTGAATCCAATGCTCACAAAAGACATTTCATCAGGTTTAATGCCGTCTCTTTCAGTAATATGGAAATGATATCAGAACAGTTTCCCAGAATTTGCACAATCATTCCCAACTCAGCTTCTCCCCCATTTTTAAGACAAGCATTAGCTAAGcggttgttgttgttgctgtttttaaatcACCATCACAGTTCTGCATTTGGTAGTGTTTTCAGTTCCTCGTTTGGAGATTCCATCTCAGACCTTGACCTTTCATCTTCAGCAAGTGATACTGCAGTCACTGGACCCACCCCCAGCCTTGATCTCTCTGTTGGAATCACAGTGACATTTTGATCAGGGGGAGGAGATCTGGAAGTTATATAGTTGAGAAAAGAAATGATCCCtaggagaagaaaagaatttgAGGTCAGGTTCAATTGATGATGGTATTTTGGCTTTCAAAATTCGTACTCGTCCTTTAATCAGTTCAGAAGGCATCTTTTCAGTGAACCCTTCTCTCCCCCAGCAGAGTTACTTCACCCTCCTGTGCTCCCATTGCACTACAGTTATCTCTCAGACTGATTAGGACAAAGCTTGAACCTCCTGGATTCAAATCATAGTTCCACTATTttctgtgtggtcttgggcaagttgctCAACCTGTCCAGACTCATTTAATGATAGAAGAGGTTACTAATTCTAGGTTTTCAGATTCCAAAATCGATGGTTTCTTCACCTTACCATCCTGCATTTCCATGTGTAAATGTTCTAAATAGAAACAGTCAGTGCTTCTATTTCTCCTGaattctgtctctctttccagAAGTGATTTCCCTTTCCATCCTTCTAGCATAGAGCAGGGGATTGACTCACCAGCAAACATGTATAAGAAGTCACTCCACCAGTTAAAATGATAGGTCCATAGGAAATCTGACTCCATGACATCCCTAGTATGCCAGTGAACCTGTGCCATAAACAGGTTGAGGCAGGTGAGCAAGCAGGCGGCTAGGACCAGAAGGAAAGATGTCACAACCCATCAGCATCTTCAGTCTGCCTTGACCATCACCCCGGCTCTTCTGCCTCCAGGGGCCGTATGTATGGCAAGAATCAAAAGGATAAAAACTTGGGAGTTGACTGAGATGAGAGAGAGGAATGGACCTCTTCCCTGGTAAAGTCAGCTAAGGTATGTTCTATACAATAAGATAGGGCAGGTGGCTGGCAACTTAGTGTGATACTGAAGAAAAGCAAAGGGacaagaaaaagagtgtgaatgCCCCACAAAGAAACTTTGTTGCCTTCACTGTTTTACCATGTGCTGTAGTTTGAATTACCCTTCAAATTTCTtattgaaacttgatccccattataatagtattaagagggtaggagatttgactatggtatttgaaaggtggggcctttaagaggtgataggATCATGAGAGCTATGCCCTCACGAGAGGATTAATTAATTAAAGGATTAATGGCTTAAAAGGATAGAGGATTAATGGGTTATTATAAGAGcagagtggtggctttataaggagaggaatgGAATATGTGAGCATGCTTTTGCCCTCTTGCTATGTGATACTCTATTCCACCttaggactctgcagagagtccgcACCAGTAAGAAGACCCTCACAAGATGCACCCCCCTGAcctcagactttccagcctccaaaattgtaagaaataaattctgtttctttataaactcAGTTGCAGATAtattgttataaggaacagaagaTTGACTAAGCCACCCTGCTAGTCTAGGTCTGTACCTGAGATGAAGCTGAGCATGGATACCGTCAGATCCAAGTTGGTGGTCATGCTTCCTGTTCTAGAGAAGCATGAGCTGAAGAGCCAGCTAAGGCCAATGAGTATGGTGAGGACAGAGACGAGGAAGAAGGCCCTGGAATATTGGAGATAATCTGcaagaagaagaggaaaggaaaggttTGATTAGTCCAGTGAGGGATCTCCCCTTAAGAAAGCCAGGCAGTCTTAGAGAAGGGAGCAGGGACAAAGGAGGATGAAGGAGAGCTTGCTACGTGGCATCC
This region includes:
- the TMEM202 gene encoding transmembrane protein 202, whose translation is MERREHLVLTFHSPEVPKVKGNRKYQRPTLPTNKHPSASMPPQRRQQHVDQTHTYIRMFCGSLCGFSLLMLICMSPLNWVQFLVIKNGLELYAGLWTLCNHELCWSHTPKPPYYLQYSRAFFLVSVLTILIGLSWLFSSCFSRTGSMTTNLDLTVSMLSFISAACLLTCLNLFMAQVHWHTRDVMESDFLWTYHFNWWSDFLYMFAGIISFLNYITSRSPPPDQNVTVIPTERSRLGVGPVTAVSLAEDERSRSEMESPNEELKTLPNAEL